One stretch of Plasmodium yoelii strain 17X genome assembly, chromosome: 5 DNA includes these proteins:
- a CDS encoding PIR protein produces MNKEVCEKFDNLWYKFPDELDSDKNYQFETQNFLDNYCFNYECSSDYGKINAGFFYLFNGLFGVSGVFNSWETSNINIVEYIMIWLCYMLNLKSTEDDNITNLNNFYKANIEKHKNYNSFIELINKKKELMNISSDQVYKLYKLFKILCEMYTKIGEDNKKCNNYLNDANKFFDEYQKLLNDKDTDNGNNSYNQLLCTLSTDYDNLKSKCSDSSSFPEIKTPKNCVKRSEQSSQLISAQNSESIAQSPSIGNKLFIVLSIFGAIAFFLGISYKYSLFGFRKQFQKQKLRGKLKNIKKRMNH; encoded by the exons atgaataaagaagtg TGTGAAAAGTTCGATAATTTATGGTATAAATTTCCTGATGAATTGGACAGTGATAAAAATTATCAATTTGAAACACAAAACTTCTTAGATAATTATTGTTTTAATTATGAATGTAGTAGTGATTACGGaaaaattaatgctggatttttttatttgtttaatgGACTCTTTGGGGTTTCTGGTGTGTTTAATTCTTGGGAAACAAGTAacatcaatattgttgaatacattatgatatggttatgttatatgttaaacctaaagAGTACTGAAGATGACAACATCACCAatctaaataatttttataaagcaAATATAGAAAAGCACAAAAACTATAATAGTTTCATTgagcttataaataaaaaaaaagaattgaTGAATATTTCTAGTGATCAAGTATATAAACTTTATaagttatttaaaattttatgtgAAATGTATACTAAAATTGGTGAAGacaataaaaaatgcaaTAACTATTTGAACGAtgctaataaattttttgatGAATATCAAAAACTCCTTAATGATAAAGATACTGATAATGGAAACAATTCATATAATCAACTATTGTGTACtttatcaactgattatgataatttaaaaagtaAATGTAGCGATAGTTCATCCTTTCCAGAGATAAAAACACCAAAAAATTGTGTAAAAAGATCCGAACAAAGTTCTCAACTAATTTCTGCACAAAATTCTGAATCTATAGCACAAAGTCCGTCGATaggaaacaaattatttatagttttatcgatatttggtgcaatagcattttttttaggaatttcttataag tattcgttatttggatttcggaaacaatttcaaaaacaaaaattaagaggaaaactaaaaaatataaagaagagaatgaatcattaa
- a CDS encoding PIR protein has protein sequence MNKEVCKRFNNVWEWISDGLVVGINTNINKNLKKYCDNGSCDDPFGKVNAGCLYLFDEFFAGFTQFNSVAKRKINIVDYILIWLGYMLNRIKNNENDIIYSFYNTYINNDDKDNKYNKIITGVTGYETYNELVDKKEDLMSIDIKDMSKFYDTFILLCDICTGVNEEQQNCNKLSEKANEFAKKYDELNEDYYNGIYSPYNQLLSTLSDDYYNLKSICYDFPLLPTYSRKYVIKSTLISIGFIFVAVSILLGIAYKYSLLGFRKRSQKQCLRERIKNIKKKLIINKLF, from the exons atgaataaggaagtg TGTAAAAGGTTCAATAATGTATGGGAGTGGATTTCCGATGGATTGGTTGTAGGaattaatacaaatattaataaaaatttgaaaaaatattgtgATAATGGATCATGTGATGATCCTTTCGGAAAAGttaatgctggatgtttatatttgtttgatgAGTTCTTTGCGGGTTTTACCCAGTTTAATTCTGTTGCAAAAAGAAAGatcaatattgttgattacattttgatatggttagggtatatgttaaaccgtatcaaaaataatgaaaacgACATTATATACtctttttataatacatatataaataatgatgataaagataataagtataataaGATAATAACAGGTGTTACTGGTTATGAGACTTATAATGAACTTGTagataaaaaagaagatTTGATGAGTattgatattaaagatatgtctaaattttatgatacatttatattattatgtgacaTTTGTACTGGGGTTAATGAAGAACAGCAAAATTGCAATAAATTATCGGAAAAAGCTAATGAATTtgctaaaaaatatgatgagcTTAATGAAGATTATTATAATGGTATATACAGCCCCTATAATCAATTATTATCTACATTATCAgatgattattataatttaaaaagtaTATGTTATGATTTTCCATTACTTCCAACATATTCACgaaaatatgtaataaaaaGCACACTAATTTCAATTggatttatatttgttgccgTATCAATATTATTGGGAATTgcatataag tattcgttactTGGATTCCGGAAgcgatctcaaaaacaatgTTTAAgagaaagaataaaaaatataaagaagaaactgatcattaataaattattctga
- a CDS encoding fam-b protein has protein sequence MRISILKYVIFSIIICFFEYAPNELYFVNDRDIYLERDVINFRNNRILADVDNRFDLNSFYQSTLSLANQLNDYNDDDEEIIYIRNAINSHIKKHKESNTLPDLNNVDKKTKKLINELRTELEEVKKELDNKRNSEIAIQPIQDKRITKKDENISVSEYEDFNKLENEENLLESEDDNFENEYNKIKSSNNYKKFKINGKIKKHEKKLFKKMVIFMVSQFLIVVSGAWYLGILFIPYTLSIIKKCWKLLNFRFKLKKVPR, from the exons ATGAGAATcagtattttaaaatatgttattttttcaattattatttgtttttttgaatatgcCCCAAAT GAACTATACTTTGTAAACGATAGAGATATATACCTTGAAAGGGATGTAATAAACTTTAGAAATAATAGGATATTAGCAGATGTAGATAACCGATTCGATTTAAATAGTTTTTATCAATCAACTTTGAGTCTTGCAAATCAACTTAATGACTACAATGATGATGACgaagaaattatatatattcgaAATGCTATAAATTCACATATAAAGAAGCATAAAGAAAGTAATACACTACCcgatttaaataatgtagataaaaaaactaaaaagtTAATTAATGAACTTCGGACAGAATTAGAAGAAGTAAAAAAAGAGCTTGATAATAAAAGGAATAGCGAAATAGCAATACAACCGATACAAGACAAAagaataacaaaaaaagatgaaaatatttcTGTATCAGAATATGAAGACTTTAATAAATtggaaaatgaagaaaatctCTTGGAGAGTGAAGATGAcaattttgaaaatgaatataataaaattaaatcaagtaataattataagaaattcaaaattaatggaaagataaaaaaacatgaaaaaaaactatttaaGAAGATGGTGATATTTATGGTATCCCAATTTTTGATAGTGGTATCAGGGGCGTGGTACTTAGGAATACTATTTATACCGTATACGCTTTCTATAATTAAGAAATGTTggaaattattaaattttcgctttaaattaaaaaaagtacCAAGATAA